A genomic stretch from Desulfotignum balticum DSM 7044 includes:
- a CDS encoding DUF4198 domain-containing protein, giving the protein MNTNRLTLTCLAICASLIYLITPARAHDTWITVDAFQAAENSVPGYTVVNSHLFPAPAEDVMDPERLEELFFISPSSRRISEKGPFTETGTFLAVAIPVNGFATKNPDGYQRGKNKKEVDDPILCRNSMKFAKAVFTVGTSGGQAYAKPLGHAMEIIPLKDPATLKTGDILPVKVLKEGKPARTYVFGTFDGFSKEANTFAYTTRTDKQGMATIKLIHDGTWLLIAKDEEPYPDTSVCDVQRLAASLTFNVK; this is encoded by the coding sequence ATGAATACGAACAGACTTACCCTGACATGCCTGGCAATATGTGCATCCCTGATATATCTTATCACCCCGGCCCGGGCACACGACACCTGGATTACTGTGGATGCTTTTCAGGCTGCAGAAAATTCAGTGCCTGGTTACACGGTTGTCAACAGCCATCTATTTCCCGCACCTGCAGAAGATGTAATGGATCCGGAGCGTCTGGAAGAACTATTTTTTATTTCCCCGTCATCCCGGCGTATATCAGAAAAAGGGCCATTCACCGAAACCGGAACCTTTCTTGCTGTGGCGATTCCGGTTAACGGATTTGCCACCAAAAATCCGGACGGTTACCAGCGGGGCAAAAACAAAAAAGAGGTTGACGATCCCATCCTGTGCCGCAACTCCATGAAATTTGCCAAGGCTGTATTCACCGTCGGCACGTCAGGAGGGCAGGCCTATGCCAAACCTCTGGGCCATGCCATGGAGATTATTCCCCTGAAAGATCCGGCCACCCTTAAAACCGGTGACATTCTTCCGGTCAAGGTTCTTAAGGAAGGAAAACCCGCCCGAACATATGTATTCGGGACTTTTGACGGATTTTCAAAAGAAGCAAATACCTTTGCCTATACGACGCGTACGGACAAGCAAGGAATGGCCACGATCAAACTTATCCATGACGGCACCTGGCTGCTCATTGCCAAGGACGAGGAGCCCTACCCTGACACGTCAGTATGTGATGTCCAAAGGTTGGCAGCATCCCTGACATTCAACGTAAAATAA
- a CDS encoding ParB N-terminal domain-containing protein, whose amino-acid sequence MPLFNISDLIWDEIIYPRSARKQQTIDAYSEALAAGAQFPPIIIQPVVNYPAPNTPLSEILLLILDGIHRWSAYKVLGLTEIEAVLWQDQPLDYATCKDDMLLESARRNINHRGPAQSDGQAAGGQRHCFPRSKLSVVRGNACRQSRGHPADRQQLDQRHPCQAESQQGQYDSPSEPPGMVPAENSSSDGYQPGPCLRNYQ is encoded by the coding sequence ATGCCATTATTCAACATTTCCGATCTCATCTGGGATGAAATCATCTATCCCCGGAGCGCCCGAAAACAGCAGACCATTGATGCCTACAGCGAAGCTTTGGCGGCCGGGGCACAGTTTCCCCCCATCATCATCCAGCCCGTGGTCAACTACCCGGCCCCCAACACCCCCCTGTCCGAAATCCTTTTGCTGATCCTTGACGGGATTCACCGGTGGAGTGCGTACAAGGTCCTCGGCCTGACCGAAATCGAGGCCGTGCTCTGGCAGGACCAGCCCCTGGATTATGCCACCTGCAAGGACGACATGCTCCTGGAATCGGCCCGGCGCAATATCAATCACCGGGGACCGGCTCAGTCAGACGGACAAGCGGCAGGTGGCCAGAGACATTGTTTCCCGCGATCCAAATTATCAGTTGTCCGAGGAAATGCTTGCCGGCAGTCTCGGGGTCACCCGGCAGACCGTCAACAACTGGATCAAAGACATCCGTGCCAGGCAGAAAGCCAGCAGGGACAGTACGATTCACCGTCTGAACCGCCTGGGATGGTCCCAGCAGAAAATAGCTCAAGTGATGGATATCAGCCAGGCCCGTGTCTCAGGAATTATCAATAA
- a CDS encoding glycoside hydrolase family protein: MTRFKENMIRQLTRHEGLRLKPYLCPAGKLTIGIGRNLEGKGITKQEAVMLLENDIQECLDDLIPLFDAFDTLPEPVRQVLVDMRFNLGPGRFRQFKKMIAAVNARNFPQAAAQMKASRWYLQVGKRAETLTAMMASAQLPDEPEPLV; encoded by the coding sequence ATGACCCGGTTCAAAGAAAACATGATCCGACAGCTGACCCGCCATGAAGGCCTGCGCCTCAAACCCTACCTTTGCCCGGCCGGCAAGCTCACCATCGGCATCGGCAGAAACCTGGAGGGCAAAGGCATCACAAAACAGGAAGCTGTCATGCTGCTGGAAAACGACATCCAGGAATGCCTGGATGATCTCATACCGCTGTTCGATGCATTTGACACGCTCCCCGAACCGGTCCGGCAGGTCCTGGTGGACATGCGGTTCAACCTGGGCCCGGGGAGGTTCCGGCAGTTCAAGAAAATGATCGCTGCCGTCAACGCCCGCAATTTCCCCCAGGCCGCCGCACAAATGAAAGCCTCCCGGTGGTACCTTCAGGTGGGAAAACGTGCAGAAACCCTGACCGCCATGATGGCATCGGCACAGCTGCCGGATGAACCAGAACCCCTGGTCTGA
- a CDS encoding TonB-dependent receptor plug domain-containing protein has translation MKNKGMYLGIIAVFWMTAITGVSAGRAEDKAVTTMDQIVVSVTQTETTSAKIGGNSVTVITAKEIEEKNPHTVLELLKTVPGVFVTSTGGMGTSSSVFIRGADSKNTLVMLDGIILNDPSNANRAADLTDINLDQVERIEVVRGAMSVMYGSNATAGVVNIITKKGSRDPEVTASVEGGSYGTWKTGAHASGATDKLTYAVSGSYLSRDGFSIADKDNPRIPQNGNTDEKDGYDNLTLSGNLGFEFNENFSVSSTLRYVDSKVDLDDYEGGYSGDNISSTWVPDPVTGAWVNTLVSNPDGPTHKRSESEQIIGRIGINNRFADGRFESVLSWKFNRNDRQAYDNDNLPWYDYKGDTDDFSWQGNIDFDTHVLSLGAGYFNEAMESQSSGMPDTDTQTLSYWLQDQLFVGESLVLIAGARLDDHQSFGRKTTFRIAPAYEIFSTGTRLKASFGTGFRSPSLYELFSDYGNPNLEPEKSRGWDLGVEQGFLDDQLTLGVNYWEMDFENRIDYDMLISKYNQLEGDTKTRGVEVSAAWTPVRDLFFNLNYTYTHTRDPEGNRLVRRPENQVGLTASYRFLEKWQVGMDARWVDERAASPYAKDKDGLLVNTLDDYTVVNLSGSCDITDRFQIFARVDNLFDEYYEDAFSYATPGLSGYIGLKWRLL, from the coding sequence ATGAAAAACAAAGGGATGTACCTGGGGATCATCGCTGTTTTCTGGATGACGGCAATCACCGGCGTTTCCGCCGGCCGGGCAGAAGACAAAGCGGTCACCACCATGGATCAGATCGTGGTGTCAGTCACCCAGACCGAAACCACTTCAGCAAAAATCGGCGGCAACAGCGTCACCGTGATCACGGCCAAAGAGATTGAAGAAAAAAACCCCCATACCGTGCTGGAACTTCTCAAAACCGTGCCCGGTGTATTTGTGACATCCACCGGCGGCATGGGCACCTCCTCATCCGTGTTCATCCGGGGAGCGGATTCCAAAAATACCCTGGTGATGCTGGACGGCATCATTCTTAATGATCCCTCTAATGCCAACCGGGCCGCAGACCTCACAGATATCAATCTGGATCAGGTGGAACGTATCGAAGTGGTCAGAGGTGCCATGAGTGTCATGTACGGCAGCAATGCCACGGCCGGCGTGGTCAATATCATCACCAAAAAAGGCAGCAGAGACCCTGAAGTCACCGCTTCCGTGGAAGGCGGCTCCTACGGCACCTGGAAAACCGGGGCCCATGCCTCAGGTGCCACGGACAAGCTCACATATGCCGTGTCCGGTTCCTATCTGTCCCGGGACGGATTTTCCATTGCAGACAAGGACAACCCGCGCATCCCCCAGAACGGCAACACGGATGAAAAAGACGGGTATGACAATCTCACACTATCCGGCAACTTAGGATTTGAATTCAATGAAAATTTTTCCGTCTCATCCACTCTGCGGTATGTGGATTCCAAGGTGGATTTAGATGATTATGAGGGGGGATATTCCGGAGACAACATAAGTTCCACATGGGTGCCGGATCCGGTCACCGGTGCCTGGGTCAACACCCTGGTTTCCAACCCGGACGGTCCCACGCACAAACGGTCTGAATCCGAACAGATAATAGGCCGAATCGGCATCAACAACCGGTTTGCCGACGGCCGGTTTGAATCTGTTCTATCCTGGAAATTCAACCGAAATGACCGCCAGGCATATGACAATGACAATCTGCCCTGGTATGACTACAAGGGTGACACGGATGACTTCTCCTGGCAGGGCAACATCGATTTTGACACCCATGTGTTGTCTTTGGGTGCCGGATACTTCAATGAAGCCATGGAAAGTCAAAGCAGTGGAATGCCGGACACCGATACCCAGACCCTCAGTTACTGGCTCCAGGATCAGCTTTTTGTCGGCGAAAGCCTGGTTTTAATCGCCGGGGCCCGGCTGGATGATCATCAATCGTTCGGCAGGAAAACCACCTTCAGAATCGCACCTGCCTATGAAATCTTCTCAACGGGGACCCGGCTCAAAGCCAGCTTTGGCACCGGTTTCAGATCCCCGTCCCTGTATGAACTTTTTTCCGACTATGGAAACCCGAATCTTGAGCCGGAAAAAAGCCGGGGCTGGGATTTGGGGGTGGAGCAGGGTTTTCTGGATGATCAGCTGACTTTGGGCGTGAACTACTGGGAAATGGATTTTGAAAACCGCATCGATTATGACATGCTCATATCAAAATACAATCAGCTTGAAGGGGACACCAAAACCCGGGGGGTGGAAGTGTCGGCTGCCTGGACACCGGTCAGGGATCTGTTTTTTAACCTCAACTATACCTATACCCATACCCGGGACCCCGAAGGCAACCGCCTGGTCAGACGACCTGAAAACCAGGTGGGACTGACCGCGTCCTACCGGTTTCTGGAAAAATGGCAGGTGGGTATGGATGCCCGGTGGGTGGACGAACGGGCTGCCTCTCCTTATGCTAAGGACAAAGACGGCCTTTTGGTGAACACCCTGGATGACTATACCGTGGTGAACCTGTCCGGATCCTGCGACATCACGGACCGGTTTCAGATTTTTGCCCGGGTGGACAACCTGTTTGACGAATATTACGAAGATGCCTTCAGTTATGCCACTCCCGGGCTTTCCGGGTATATCGGATTGAAGTGGAGACTGTTATGA
- a CDS encoding site-specific DNA-methyltransferase, protein MPYIAGHLNMDLSTAWAIKLTGLKDQEKFKALGWGLRTWDQWYFNDCDDRFGTDWPGRIPAQLVAHTLFYFTDPGDLVMDPMAGGGVVPDVCLLFERKCQAFDLAPIPDRPEIEPFYWTADTIIWPCTREPDLIFFDPPYFTKKKKAYQEKADPETPPISSLSRHQYIQFFARFFELAHENTRPGAILAFLNADWRDFESTPAKKESPDHAITLFDFHTLLSETGWQLTHRIECPLSSERLSGTLVQRMQDKRILGTVSRTLLIAKHI, encoded by the coding sequence ATGCCTTATATAGCAGGGCATTTGAACATGGACCTCTCCACTGCATGGGCGATAAAACTGACGGGCCTCAAAGATCAGGAAAAATTCAAGGCCCTGGGATGGGGGCTTCGCACCTGGGACCAGTGGTATTTCAACGACTGCGACGACCGGTTCGGCACTGACTGGCCCGGCCGGATACCGGCCCAGCTGGTGGCCCACACCCTGTTTTATTTCACGGACCCCGGGGACCTGGTGATGGACCCCATGGCCGGCGGCGGGGTGGTGCCGGATGTGTGCCTGCTGTTTGAACGCAAATGCCAGGCCTTTGACCTGGCCCCAATTCCGGACCGGCCCGAGATCGAACCCTTTTACTGGACCGCTGACACCATCATCTGGCCCTGCACCCGGGAACCGGACCTGATCTTTTTCGATCCCCCCTATTTCACCAAAAAAAAGAAAGCCTACCAGGAAAAGGCAGATCCTGAAACCCCGCCCATCTCCTCACTATCCCGGCACCAATACATTCAGTTCTTTGCCCGGTTTTTTGAACTGGCCCATGAAAACACCCGCCCCGGCGCCATCCTGGCCTTTCTCAACGCAGACTGGCGTGATTTTGAATCCACCCCGGCAAAAAAAGAATCTCCGGATCACGCCATCACCCTGTTTGATTTTCATACGCTTTTGTCAGAAACGGGATGGCAACTCACCCACCGCATTGAATGCCCTCTGTCATCTGAACGCCTCAGCGGCACCCTGGTGCAGAGAATGCAGGACAAGCGGATCCTGGGCACCGTCAGCAGAACCCTTTTGATCGCAAAACACATATAA